In Pongo abelii isolate AG06213 chromosome 5, NHGRI_mPonAbe1-v2.0_pri, whole genome shotgun sequence, a single genomic region encodes these proteins:
- the MDC1 gene encoding mediator of DNA damage checkpoint protein 1 isoform X6 — translation MTQPLYPLPAAGARLSGRGLELRGKWVVGGQAVVGCPLERPIDVHYSVGAGRPSITVSLTDLSSLGDTAHLNCKGAGLWVCLRSTCCGCERQRQEPISKSDLFRRTQSLHPGRDRYWWRARGLKIMEDTQAIDWDVEEEEETEQSSESLRCNMEPVGRLHIFSGAHGPEKDFPLHLGKNVVGRMPDCSVALPFPSISKQHAEIEILAWDKAPILRDCGSLNGTQILRPPKVLSPGVSHRLRDQELILFADLLCQYHRLYVSLPFVSRGPLTVEETPRVQGGTQPQRLLLAEDSEEEVDFLSERLMVKKSRTTSSSVIVPESDEEGHSPVLGSLGPPFAFNMNSDTDVEEGQQPATEEASSAARRGATIEAEQSEAEVVTEIQLEKDQPLVKERDDDTKVKRGAGNGVVPAGVILERSQPPGEDSDTDVDDDSRPGRPAEVHLERAQPFGFIDSDTDAEEEGIPATPVVIPMKKRKIFHGVGTRGPGAPGLTHLQESQAGSDTDVEEGNAPQAVPLEKSQASMVINSDTDDEEEVSAALTLARLKESQPAIWNRDAEEDMAQRVVLLQRSQTTTERDSDTDVEEEELPVENREAVLKGHTKIRALVRAHSEKDQPPFGDSVEADKSSPGIHLERSQASTTVDINTQVEEEVPPGSAIIHIKKHQVSVEGTNQTDVKAVGGPAKLLVVSLEEAWPPHGDCEIGAEEGTSLAASAVADVRKSQLPAEGDAGAEWAATVLKQERAHEVGAQGGPPVAQVEQDLPISRENLTDLVVDTDTLGESTQPQREGAQVPTGREREQHVGGTKDSEDNYGDSEDLDLQATQCFLENQGLEAVQSMEDEPTQAFMLTPPQELGPSHCSFQTTGLLNCKMPPAEKASRIRAAEKASRGDQESPDACLPPTVPEAPAPPQKPLNSQSRKHLAPQPLLSPLLPSIKPTIHKTRQDGSQEAAETPLSSELEPFYPKPKIITRKSSRMTPFPATSAAPEPHPSTSTAQPVTPKPTSQATRSRTNRSSVKTSEPVVPAAPELQPSTSTDQPVTSEPTSQVTRGRKNRSSVKTPETVVPTALELQPSTSTDRPVTSEPTSQATRGRKNRSSVKTPEPVVPTAPELQPSTSTDQPVTSEPTSQATRGRKNRSSVKTPKTVVPTDPELQPSTSTDQPVTSEPTSQATRGRKNRSSVKTPETVVPTAPELQPSTSTDQPVTSEPTSQATRGRKNRSSVKTPETVVPTALELQPSTSTDRPVTPKPTSQTTRSRTNMSSVKTCETVVPTAPELKPSTSTDQPVTPKPTSRTTRSRTNMSSVKTPESTVPIAPELPPSTSTEQPVTPEPASQATTGRKNKSSVKTPETVVPTAPKLQPSTSTDQPITPEPTSQATRGRKNRSSVKTPETVVPTAPKLQPSTSTDQPVTPEPTSQATRGRTNRSSVKTPETVVPTAPELQPSTSTDQPLTPEPTSQATRGRTDRSSVKTPETVVPTAPELQASASTDQPVTSEPTSRTTRGRKNRSSVKTPETVVPTAPELQPSTSIDQPVTPEPTSRATRGRTNRSSVKNPESIVPIAPELQPSTSRNQLVTPEPTSRATRGRTNRSSVKTPEPVVPIAPEPHPTTSTDQPVTPKLTSRATRRRTNRSSVKTPKPVEPAASDLEPFTPTDQPVTPEAIAQGGQSKTLRSSTVRAMPLPTTPEFQSPVTTDQPISPEPIPQPSCIKSQRATGNPGSLAAPIDRKPCSAPLEPKSQASRNQRWGAVRAAESLTAIPEPASPQLLETPTHASQIQKVEPAGRSRFTLELQPKASQSRKRSLATMDSPPHQKQPQRGEVSQKTVIIKEEEEDTAEKPAKEEDVVTPKPGKRKRDQAEEEPNRIPSRSLRRTKLNQESTAPKVLFTGVVDARGEQAVLALGGSLAGSAAEASHLVTDRIRRTVKFLCALGRGIPILSLDWLHQSRKAGFFLSPDEYVVTDPEQEKNFGFSLQDALSRARERRLLEGYEIYVTPGVQPPPLQMGEIISCCGGTYLPSMPRSYKPQRVVITCPQDFPRCSIPLRVGLPLLSPEFLLTGVLKQEAKPEAFVLSPLEMSST, via the exons ATGACACAGCCCCTCTATCCGTTGCCGGCAGCTGGCGCCAGACTCTCTGGTCGCGGTTTGGAACTGCGCGGGAAGTGGGTGGTGGGCGGGCAAGCGGTAGTGGGTTGTCCCTTGGAGCGGCCAATCGACGTGCATTATTCTGTCGGCGCAGGGCGGCCTTCAATTACCGTCTCATTAACTGATCtcagcagcctgggagacacCGCCCATTTGAACTGTAAGGGGGCGGGGCTTTGGGTGTGCCTCCGCTCGACTTGCTGCGGCTGTGAAAGACAGCGGCAGGAGCCAATCAGCAAATCGGATCTTTTTCGGCGCACGCAGTCGCTCCACCCGGGTCGCGACCGTTACTGGTGGCGCGCGCGGGGACTTAAA ATCATGGAGGACACCCAGGCTATTGACTGGGATgttgaagaagaggaggagacagagcAATCCAGTGAATCCTTGAGGTGTAACATGGAGCCAGTAGGGCGGCTACATATCTTTAGTGGTGCCCATGGACCAGAAAAAG ATTTCCCACTACACCTTGGGAAGAATGTGGTAGGCCGAATGCCTGACTGCTCTGTGGCCCTGCCCTTTCCATCTATCTCCAAACAACATGCAGAGATTGAAATCTTAGCCTGGGACAAGGCACCTATCCTCCGAGACTGTGGGAGCCTTAATGGTACTCAAATCCTGAGACCTCCTAAGGTTTTGAGCCCTGGGGTGAGTCACCGTCTGAGGGACCAGGAATTGATTCTCTTTGCTGACTTGCTCTGCCAGTACCATCGCCTGTATGTCTCTCTGCCCTTTGTCTCCCGGGGCCCTCTGACAGTAGAAGAGACACCCAGGGTACAGGGAGGAACTCAACCCCAGAGGCTTCTGTTGGCTGAGGACTCGGAGGAGGAAGTAG attttctttctgaaaggCTCATGGTAAAAAAATCAAGGACCACATCTTCCTCTGTGATAGTTCCAGAGAG TGATGAAGAGGGGCACTCCCCTGTCCTGGGCAGCCTTGGGCCGCCTTTTGCCTTCAATATGAACAGTGACACAGATGTGGAAGAAGGTCAGCAACCAGCCACAGAGGAGGCCTCCTCAGCTGCCAGAAGAGGTGCCACTATAGAGGCAGAGCAGTCTGAAGCTGAAGTTGTAACTGAAATCCAGCTTGAAAAGGATCAGCCTTTAGTGAAGGAGAGGGACGATGATACAAAAGTCAAGAGGGGTGCAGGGAATGGGGTGGTTCCAGCTGGGGTGATTCTGGAGAGGAGCCAACCTCCTGGAGAGGACAGTGACACAGATGTGGATGATGACAGCAGGCCTGGAAGGCCAGCTGAGGTCCATTTGGAAAGGGCTCAGCCTTTTGGCTTCATCGACAGCGACACTGATGCGGAAGAAGAGGGGATCCCAGCAACCCCAGTTGTCATTCCTATGAAGAAGAGGAAGATCTTCCATGGAGTTGGTACAAGGGGTCCTGGAGCACCAGGCCTGACCCATCTGCAGGAGAGCCAGGCTGGTAGTGATACAGATGTGGAGGAAGGCAATGCCCCACAGGCTGTCCCTCTGGAGAAAAGCCAAGCTTCCATGGTTATCAACAGCGATACAGATGACGAGGAAGAAGTCTCAGCAGCGCTGACTTTGGCACGTCTGAAAGAGAGCCAGCCTGCTATATGGAACAGAGATGCAGAAGAGGACATGGCCCAACGTGTGGTCCTTCTGCAGCGTAGCCAAACCACCACTGAGAGAGACAGTGACACAGACGTGGAGGAGGAAGAGCTCCCGGTGGAAAATAGAGAAGCTGTCCTCAAGGGTCACACAAAGATTAGAGCCCTTGTTAGAGCACATTCAGAAAAGGACCAACCTCCTTTTGGGGACAGTGTGGAAGCAGATAAGAGCTCACCTGGGATCCACCTGGAGAGAAGCCAAGCCTCCACCACAGTGGACATCAACACACAAGTGGAGGAGGAAGTTCCGCCAGGGTCAGCCATTATACATATAAAGAAGCATCAGGTGTCTGTGGAGGGGACAAATCAAACAGATGTGAAAGCAGTTGGGGGACCAGCAAAGCTGCTTGTGGTATCTCTAGAGGAAGCCTGGCCTCCGCATGGGGACTGTGAAATAGGTGCGGAGGAGGGCACCTCCTTAGCAGCCTCAGCAGTTGCAGATGTAAGAAAGAGCCAGCTTCCAGCAGAAGGGGATGCTGGGGCAGAGTGGGCTGCAACTGTTCTTAAGCAGGAGAGAGCTCATGAGGTGGGGGCCCAGGGTGGGCCACCTGTGGCACAAGTGGAGCAGGACCTCCCTATCTCAAGAGAGAACCTCACAGATCTGGTGGTGGACACAGACACTCTAGGGGAATCCACCCAGCCACAGAGAGAGGGAGCCCAGGTCCccacaggaagggagagagaacaaCATGTGGGTGGGACCAAGGACTCTGAAGACAACTATGGTG ATTCTGAAGATCTGGACCTACAAGCTACCCAGTGCTTTCTGGAGAATCAGGGCCTGGAAG CAGTCCAGAGCATGGAGGATGAACCTACCCAGGCCTTCATGTTGACTCCACCCCAAGAGCTTGGCCCTTCCCATTGCAGCTTCCAGACAACAG GCCTCCTGAATTGCAAGATGCCACCTGCTGAGAAGGCTTCCAGGATCAGAGCTGCTGAGAAGGCTTCCAGG GGCGATCAGGAATCTCCAGATGCTTGTCTGCCTCCTACAGTGCCTgaagccccagccccaccccaaaaGCCCCTTAACTCTCAGAGCCGGAAACATCTTGCACCTCAGCCCCTTCTTTCTCCCCTTTTACCTTCTATCAAGCCAACCATTCATAAGACCAGGCAAGATGGGAGTCAGGAAGCTGCAGAGACTCCCTTGTCCTCAGAGCTGGAGCCTTTCTACCCAAAGCCTAAAATCATAACTCGAAAGTCCTCCAGGATGACACCCTTTCCAGCTACCTCTGCTGCCCCTGAGCCCCACCCTTCCACCTCCACAGCCCAGCCAGTCACTCCCAAGCCCACATCTCAGGCCACTAGGAGCAGGACAAATAGGTCCTCTGTCAAGACCTCTGAACCAGTTGTCCCCGCAGCCCCTGAGCTCCAGCCTTCCACCTCCACAGACCAGCCTGTCACCTCTGAGCCCACATCTCAGGTTACTAGGGGAAGAAAAAATAGATCTTCTGTTAAGACCCCTGAAACAGTTGTGCCCACAGCCCTTGAGCTCCAGCCTTCCACCTCCACCGACCGACCTGTCACCTCTGAGCCCACATCTCAGGCTACTAGGGGAAGAAAAAATAGATCCTCTGTCAAGACCCCTGAACCAGTTGTCCCCACAGCCCCTGAGCTCCAGCCTTCCACCTCCACAGACCAGCCTGTCACCTCTGAGCCCACATCTCAGGCTACTAGGGGAAGAAAAAATAGATCCTCTGTCAAGACCCCTAAAACAGTTGTGCCCACAGACCCTGAGCTCCAGCCTTCCACCTCCACAGACCAGCCTGTCACCTCTGAGCCCACATCGCAGGCTACTAGGGGAAGAAAAAATAGATCCTCTGTCAAGACCCCTGAAACAGTTGTGCCCACAGCCCCTGAGCTCCAGCCTTCCACCTCCACAGACCAGCCTGTCACCTCTGAGCCCACATCGCAGGCTACTAGGGGAAGAAAAAATAGATCCTCTGTCAAGACCCCTGAAACAGTTGTCCCCACAGCCCTTGAGCTCCAGCCTTCCACCTCCACAGACCGACCTGTCACCCCTAAGCCCACATCTCAGACCACTAGGAGCAGGACAAATATGTCCTCTGTCAAGACCTGTGAAACAGTTGTCCCCACAGCCCCTGAGCTCAAGCCTTCCACCTCCACAGACCAACCTGTCACCCCTAAGCCCACATCTCGGACCACTAGGAGCAGGACAAATATGTCCTCTGTGAAGACCCCTGAATCAACTGTCCCTATAGCCCCTGAGCTCCCACCTTCCACCTCCACAGAGCAGCCTGTCACCCCTGAGCCTGCATCTCAGGCTACTACGGGAAGAAAAAATAAGTCCTCTGTCAAGACCCCTGAAACAGTTGTCCCCACAGCCCCTAAGCTCCAGCCTTCCACCTCCACAGACCAGCCTATCACCCCTGAGCCCACATCTCAGGCTACTAGGGGAAGAAAAAATAGATCCTCTGTCAAGACCCCTGAAACAGTTGTCCCCACAGCCCCTAAGCTCCAGCCTTCCACTTCCACAGACCAACCTGTCACTCCTGAGCCCACATCTCAGGCCACCAGGGGCAGGACAAATAGATCCTCTGTGAAGACCCCTGAAACAGTTGTCCCTACAGCCCCTGAGCTTCAGCCTTCCACCTCCACAGACCAGCCTCTTACCCCTGAGCCTACATCTCAGGCTACTAGGGGAAGAACAGATAGATCCTCTGTCAAGACTCCTGAAACAGTTGTCCCCACAGCCCCTGAGCTACAGGCTTCTGCCTCCACAGACCAGCCTGTCACCTCTGAGCCCACATCTCGGACCACTAGGGGAAGAAAAAATCGGTCCTCTGTCAAGACCCCTGAAACAGTTGTGCCCACAGCCCCTGAGCTCCAGCCTTCCACCTCCATAGACCAACCTGTCACCCCTGAGCCCACATCTCGGGCCACTAGGGGCAGGACAAATAGGTCCTCTGTCAAGAACCCTGAATCAATTGTCCCTATAGCCCCTGAGCTTCAGCCTTCCACCTCCAGAAACCAGCTTGTCACCCCTGAGCCCACATCTCGGGCCACTAGAGGCAGGACAAATAGATCCTCTGTCAAGACCCCTGAACCAGTTGTCCCCATAGCCCCTGAGCCCCATCCTACCACCTCCACAGACCAGCCTGTCACCCCCAAGCTCACATCTAGGGCCACTAGGAGAAGGACAAATAGGTCCTCTGTCAAGACTCCCAAACCAGTTGAACCAGCAGCCTCTGATCTTGAGCCTTTTACCCCCACAGACCAGCCTGTCACCCCTGAGGCCATAGCTCAGGGTGGTCAGAGCAAAACACTGAGGTCTTCCACAGTAAGAGCTATGCCGCTTCCTACCACCCCTGAATTCCAATCTCCTGTCACCACAGACCAGCCTATTTCCCCTGAGCCTATTCCTCAACCCAGTTGCATCAAGAGTCAGAGAGCCACTGGGAATCCTGGCTCCCTCGCAGCTCCCATTGACCGTAAGCCTTGCTCTGCACCCTTGGAACCTAAATCCCAGGCCTCAAGGAACCAAAGATGGGGAGCAGTGAGAGCAGCTGAATCCCTTACAGCCATTCCTGAGCCTGCCTCTCCCCAGCTTCTTGAGACACCAACTCATGCCTCCCAGATCCAAAAGGTGGAACCAGCAGGTAGATCTAGGTTCACCCTGGAGCTCCAGCCTAAGGCCTCTCAAAGCCGCAAGAGGTCTTTAGCTACCATGGATTCACCACCACATCAAAAACAGCCCCAAAGAGGGGAAGTCTCCCAGAAGACAGTGATTatcaaggaagaggaagaagatacTGCAGAGAAGCCAGCGAAGGAAGAG GATGTCGTGACTCCaaaaccaggcaagagaaagagagaccaggCAGAGGAGGAGCCCAACAGAATACCAAGCCGCAGCCTCCGACGGACCAAACTTAACCAAGAATCAACAGCCCCCAAA GTGCTCTTCACAGGAGTGGTGGATGCTCGGGGAGAGCAGGCTGTGCTGGCACTGGGGGGAAGTCTGGCTGGTTCAGCGGCAGAGGCTTCCCACCTGGTCACTGATCGCATCCGCCGGACAGTCAAGTTCCTGTGTGCCCTGGGGCGGGGAATCCCCATTCTGTCCCTGGACTGGCTGCATCAG TCCCGCAAGGCTGGTTTCTTCTTATCACCGGATGAATATGTGGTGACCGACCCTGAGCAAGAGAAGAACTTTGGCTTTAGCCTTCAAGACGCACTGAGCCGGGCTCGGGAGCGAAGGCTGCTAGAG gGCTATGAGATCTATGTGACCCCTGGAGTCCAGCCACCACCACTTCAGATGGGAGAGATCATTAGCTGCTGTGGAGGCACATACCTACCCAGCATGCCTCGGTCCTATAAG